The Campylobacter sp. genome contains the following window.
GCTGTTTGATGCTCGCAAAATGCAGATAATAAGCTGGCGCTGTATAGACGATAGGGCGGAATTTTTTAGCCTGATCCGCCACGCAGACGGCAAATTTTACCTCGTCTTTCGCCAGGATCTATACGGCTACAGCGTGCTTGATCTAGCCTCAGCGCAGATCATGCGCTTCGTGCCGGACGCCTGGCTAGACGGCAAGGAGAGCTTCATTTGGGACGGCGTGCACTATCTGCGGGGTTGGGACGCGCTGGCCGCGCGCGGCTGCTACTGGGCGGCTCCAAACGGCGTGCATTTGGTGAGCTTTGCCGAGCCGATGAATGAAGAGCAGAGATATGTAGACGTTTTAGACTGCATGCAGGGCGGTTACGACATCTACGAGCAGGCTGATTTTGCGGGCTTTGAGGGTAATGAACTGAGCCTGAAATGCTTTCGCGCAGGCACCTTACTATATGAAAATATAAAAATTTCGCGCGAGCGCTACCGCGAATGGATGCGCGGAGCGAAACAGCTATAAGGCTTAAATTTACTAAATTTTGCGTTTAAATTTAAAGGCTTGCAAAATGGTAAAATTTAAAACAAGCCGCAAAAAGCGGAATTTTGAGAGATCAAAGGGGCCGAGAAGGAATACGGATGTTTTTTGAATACATTTTAATCGGCGCCTGCGTAGGCTTTATCAGCGGATTTTTTGGCATCGGCGGCGGCACCGTCGTGGTGCCCGTGATGATGCTCTTCGGCTACGACGTCAAGTACGCCATCGGCATCAGCATCATGCAGATGATCTTCAGCTCGATTTTCGGCTCGTTCGTAAATTTTAAAAGCAAAATGCTCGACGTCGCGCCCGCGCTGGTGCTGGGGCTCGGGGGCTTTTGCGGCGCGCTTAGCAGCGGCTTTATCGTAAGCTATTTTTCGTCAAAATTCCTTCTGGGCACGCTTATTTTGGTGCAGATCATAAATTTAATCAAACTCTTTAAAACCCCGACCGAGCCCACTGGCGAGGCCAACGAATCTAAAATTTTGCTCTTTATCGTGGGGCTGTTCGTCGGCGCCGTGGCGATCAGCGTGGGTATCGGCGGCGCGGTATTCGTGATGCCTATTTTGATCAGCTTTTTAAACTACGACATCAAAAAGGCCGTCAGTACGGGGCTATTTTTCGTGATATTTTCCTCAAGCGCGGGCTTTCTGAGCCTTTCCGCGCACGGGCTCGTGTACTACAAGATCGGCGCGTTGCTAGGCATCGGCTCGCTAGCGGGCGTTTACGCGGGCGTCAAAACCTCGCACAAGATCGGCAAAAAGGCTCAAAAGCGCTGGATGATCGCGCTTATCGTCACGATACTTTGCGTGACGATCAAAAAATTTATCGTCCTAAACTAGCGCTATTCGTTTTGCCTGTCGCGCCCAAATTAGGCCTAGAGCGTGCTTTAAATTTTAAAATTTAAACTCCGTCCGTTTGCGCGAGTGATTTTTGAAATTCGTATTTGAAATAAAACATCCACGCGAGCGGACAGAGGATTATTAAAATGACGGCTACGACTTCGGCGGCTTGCGCATGAAATATTACGAATAAGACACCTATGTAGTTAAGAACATAAGCAAAACCCCAAAATACCGCGTTTGAGCGGTCGTTTGATATTTCGGTTGCGACCAAATAGATGCAAATGCAAATTAGCGAGGCAATCAAAAAGGCTTCAAGGACACCTAGCTTTTGGTAGTTTACGTCCGAAGCAAAATAACCCAGTGCGCAAGATGCCAAGATTATCGCGAGTAAAATTTTGCGTAAAATTTTAAGCGATTTGACTTCGGGCAAAGCATAGATTATATGCGCGCAAAGAGCTATAAAATAGGCACCTGCGACAAAATCAAAAAATATGTAATAAGCGAATTCTCCAAATATCCCCAAATCATAGCCGCTTCCTAAAATTTTTTCATCTATGACATATAGCGCACCGAATTTCGCCGCTAAAAACGCAGCCGTAAGCAGGATCGGATGCAGCAGCGCTCTGCCTGCGAGCAGATCCGCGCAAATGCGCTTCAGGAAATTTATCAATCTTTTCACGCTAGGCTCCTTTGAGATTTCGCCGCTTGCGGCGTCTTTCGTGAAATTTTCGCCCGTCTGGTTTAAATTTGATCTTAAATCGGGATAAATTTTAGCTTGAGAGCTTTTAAAAGTCGCTTAGAGGCAAAAGCGGTGAATTTGCGTGCTTGGAACAGGTCGCGTATTTTGAAATTT
Protein-coding sequences here:
- a CDS encoding sulfite exporter TauE/SafE family protein, whose amino-acid sequence is MFFEYILIGACVGFISGFFGIGGGTVVVPVMMLFGYDVKYAIGISIMQMIFSSIFGSFVNFKSKMLDVAPALVLGLGGFCGALSSGFIVSYFSSKFLLGTLILVQIINLIKLFKTPTEPTGEANESKILLFIVGLFVGAVAISVGIGGAVFVMPILISFLNYDIKKAVSTGLFFVIFSSSAGFLSLSAHGLVYYKIGALLGIGSLAGVYAGVKTSHKIGKKAQKRWMIALIVTILCVTIKKFIVLN